The segment GTAAAGTGAAGAAGGCTGAAATACTAGAGAAAGTTATGGGTTCAGATCACGCACCCGTTACGGTCGAAATATCTGAGTAACGACTTAACAGGAACTAAAGGTTTCCTTTTTTATGTTATGAAAGGCGGATCTAATCTAAGCTACGTGTTTAACATGGCTCTCTTATGAGTTTAGTGTCACAAAACCAAATTTTAGGACTAGTTTGCCATCCCCCAAGAACTAACCTACCTTGTTTGAAGCGCTTTAGCATTTAAGGCTAAACTTAAACCTTAAGTAATAAAGTCTAGATAATTAGATAAAAATAAGTTAGAAATATTAAATATAAAGTCTCAAGCGTCTCGTAGAACGCATAATAAGTCAGACCTCGATTGAGCTTAAGCTTAGATAACCCTCCTCGAATGTAATAGATCCCACCAACCAAATGTATCATAAAATACAAATATCCTATATATAGCATGATATTATTAGTAAAATTCAAAAATATAAGAAGTAAATAAAATAACATTTCATATACAGCGACTACGTTACCGATCCTCTTGGGCACCATACGACCTAAAAAGGAAAGAGATGAAACCAAAAGATGAATAAAAATCATTAGAAAGGCCAAGTAAAGGAACGCTGTAAGTGAGGCATGGTTCATACTCATCACATGAACTTAGGTTTCCAATCTTCAGGTATCATCGCTCCACTTAACTTGTGGATCACATCGATATCAGGAAACTCCTTATAGATGCTATGCTCCTTAATCGAGTTGTGAGCCTTCAGCAATTGAATGAGTAACACTAATTTCGTTTCAATCTCCTTGTCTCTCCCTAACATTCCCACGTGTATCTGATCTAGTAAATTCCATATCGCGACGTGTTGCATCATCAACTCGCTTATCCACCCGCTTAGGTCCGCATCCTTCAGTTCAGGGAAAAGTATTTCCTCCTCGATGTATATGTGAAGTTTTATCCTCTTT is part of the Metallosphaera cuprina Ar-4 genome and harbors:
- a CDS encoding hemerythrin domain-containing protein, whose protein sequence is MSNSISLYMTNDHVKGDEELETSLVEMRQGDLETASKNFESARKRIKLHIYIEEEILFPELKDADLSGWISELMMQHVAIWNLLDQIHVGMLGRDKEIETKLVLLIQLLKAHNSIKEHSIYKEFPDIDVIHKLSGAMIPEDWKPKFM